Genomic DNA from Vicia villosa cultivar HV-30 ecotype Madison, WI unplaced genomic scaffold, Vvil1.0 ctg.000089F_1_1, whole genome shotgun sequence:
TGCACCACTCCTCGGTATTGTCGCCGAGCACGGCGTTGGCTCTTCTAGGCTTTAGAGGATCATGAATGATATTCAAGTGAGCCACTTCTCAGAATATATCTCCGACGATGGAACTAAGAGCATTATGAGTCTCTTCCCTCGGCTGGGGTCGTTGGAGTGGCTTTTGAGAAGGCCTTTCATCTCGCCTCTCCCGGGGAGCTTCCCTCTTCCCGGATTCTCCTTCTCGGGGCCTCAGATTTATAGCAGAATCCCGGATTCTCTTTTCGCGATTGTCGTCTTCTCTCTTTATATAGCATTCGGATTGGGTTATGATCTCGTCCATGTTGGATTCCGGTTTTTGGACTAGTGACTCGTTGAAATGCCCAGCTATAAGTATGTGCTGAAAAGCTCCTACGAACAACTCCTGATTGGGGTGAGATACTTTAGTAGTCTCCTCGTTGAATC
This window encodes:
- the LOC131623912 gene encoding uncharacterized protein LOC131623912, which codes for MYDGKSDPQEHVIAINNQMEVIAPTESLKCNLMAGTWKDVALRWYMILPQQSISSYQDLTKKLVQHFSAVRRRKVSTTILFTVRQGPSESLREYLARFNEETTKVSHPNQELFVGAFQHILIAGHFNESLVQKPESNMDEIITQSECYIKREDDNREKRIRDSAINLRPREGESGKREAPRERRDERPSQKPLQRPQPREETHNALSSIVGDIF